One Neovison vison isolate M4711 chromosome 2, ASM_NN_V1, whole genome shotgun sequence genomic window carries:
- the DDI2 gene encoding protein DDI1 homolog 2 isoform X2, whose protein sequence is MSSLPTSDGCNHPAHPLGQSPEIGNPMSLAHSVSASVCPIKPSDPDSIEPKAVKALKASAEFQITSEKKEQLPLQDLPDSASSADHSPALPLQNSSEEAIVADNTEKSAERSTQGPRSHLHTRQQGSVPVTTTRVQEPRGLLGGKGRHPENQNLPQVSGLRRHKEPGNEQHGAGQQNVLNDQEHLCNTEDSELVGERQQNQQRSVDLETAVEGDGLQQNVDLPGTEENTLPSGCFGCSNSETLMEVDTVDESLVALCNSAHGQQAGVRDIGASALSLDNPLMEVEPSKCNPSSEILSNSICTQDLQLPDSNTEMSGTGKEDGDCSPSLSLCGSCQPSVESAEGSCSSLTVALKELHELLVISNKPASENTSGEVICQSEMVTEGQTVIKDLSERWTQSEHLTVTQNEESSQVTFHQTISVSVRAEKLPDASAVAGVDAVESITVGDPGDGLVTGKESDPESRESRRGSSSATLASTKTSDQSRCTLGVDIPPKLVAGEEDAVSLTCEQTKYETSFILVEDLGQGTQKPVPDRPETREDVSPEAAEPRLELEPPPGQPSASPSILSPLIFPAADIDRILRAGFTLQEALGALHRVGGNADLALLVLLAKNIVVPT, encoded by the coding sequence ATGAGtcttgctcactctgtctctgctTCAGTCTGCCCTATCAAGCCCAGTGACCCCGACAGCATCGAACCTAAAGCTGTGAAGGCTTTGAAGGCTTCAGCTGAATTCCAGATAACctctgaaaagaaagaacaacttcCTCTCCAGGATCTTCCTGATAGTGCTTCTTCAGCAGACCACAGTCCAGCCCTGCCTTTGCAGAATTCCTCCGAAGAAGCCATCGTTGCTGATAACACAGAGAAATCTGCTGAAAGAAGCACCCAGGGCCCGAGATCTCATCTCCACACAAGACAGCAAGGTAGTGTACCTGTCACAACCACTAGGGTGCAAGAACCACGGGGGCTTCTAGGTGGGAAGGGTCGGCATCCAGAAAATCAGAACCTGCCTCAGGTGAGTGGCCTTCGGCGGCACAAGGAACCAGGGAATGAACAGCATGGGGCTGGACAACAGAATGTTCTAAATGACCAAGAACATCTCTGTAACACAGAGGACTCTGAGCTTGTTGGAGAAAGGCAacagaatcagcaaagaagtgtTGATTTGGAAACAGCAGTGGAAGGAGACGGGCTACAACAGAATGTGGACCTTCCGGGTACAGAAGAAAATACTCTACCTTCAGGGTGCTTTGGTTGCTCGAATTCGGAAACACTTATGGAAGTAGATACGGTTGATGAATCCCTCGTCGCTCTGTGTAATTCCGCACACGGTCAGCAGGCTGGTGTCAGGGACATTGGGGCATCTGCTCTCAGCTTAGATAATCCCTTGATGGAAGTGGAACCATCAAAATGTAACCCTTCGTCTGAAATTTTGAGTAATTCCATTTGCACTCAGGATTTACAGCTCCCAGACAGTAACACTGAAATGTCTGGAACAGGTAAAGAAGATGGGGATTGCTCCCCCTCTTTAAGTCTCTGTGGCAGTTGTCAGCCCTCTGTGGAGTCTGCGGAGGGATCCTGCTCATCTCTAACAGTAGCCTTGAAGGAACTCCATGAACTTCTGGTCATTAGTAATAAACCAGCTTCAGAAAATACATCTGGGGAAGTTATCTGTCAGTCTGAAATGGTAACCGAGGGCCAAACAGTTATTAAGGACCTTTCTGAAAGATGGACCCAAAGTGAGCATCTTACAGTTACCCAGAATGAAGAGAGTTCACAAGTCACCTTTCATCAGACCATATCTGTATCGGTGAGGGCAGAGAAGTTACCAGATGCTTCAGCTGTTGCTGGAGTAGATGCAGTCGAAAGTATTACCGTTGGGGATCCGGGCGATGGCCTAGTAACGGGTAAGGAAAGTGACCCCGAGTCCAGGGAATCCAGAAGAGGGAGCAGCTCTGCCACTCTGGCCTCCACTAAAACGTCTGATCAGTCACGCTGCACCTTAGGTGTGGACATTCCCCCCAAACTCGTAGCAGGCGAGGAGGATGCAGTCAGTCTCACTTGCGAGCAAACGAAGTATGAAACCAGTTTCATACTGGTTGAAGATTTGGGTCAGGGCACACAGAAGCCAGTGCCAGACAGGCCAGAGACCAGAGAAGACGTCAGTCCCGAAGCTGCAGAGCCACGTCTTGAATTGGAACCACCTCCCGGCCAGCCGTCAGCAAGTCCCTCCATTCTTTCACCATTAATTTTTCCCGCCGCAGACATTGACCGCATTCTCCGTGCCGGCTTCACTTTgcaggaagctcttggggctttGCATCGAGTTGGTGGAAATGCAGACCTTGCACTTCTTGTTTTGCTAGCAAAGAACATTGTAGTTCCTACATAA